A window of Mucilaginibacter paludis DSM 18603 contains these coding sequences:
- a CDS encoding excinuclease ABC subunit UvrA, giving the protein MASKKQPDLNGFVRVRGAREHNLKNVSLDIPRDALVVFTGISGSGKSSLAFGTLYAEAQRRYLESVSPYARRLFNQMAIPEVDEIEGLPPAVALQQQRGTASTRSSVGSVTTLSNLLRMLYSRAGDYPDGQGIIYAESFSPNTPEGACPECHGLGRVYEVTEKSMVPDDTLTIREKAIAAWPSAWQGQNQRDILTTIGFDIDIPWKDLPKKDRDWILFTEEQPVVPVYSGYTHEEISRFIKNKRQPDYMGTFTGVRRYVRHTFANTQSALMKKRVSQYMLGTECRLCHGKRLRQESLSVKFAGYDIAELSRLSLSKLAGILEPYAGGKAAALKQMEAKHPEKVLVAKRIAEDFLARLQVMLDLGLGYLTIERSTPTLSPGELQRLRLATQVRSNLFGVVYVLDEPSAGLHPADTEALLRALDKLKASGNSLFVVEHEIDVIRHADWIVDVGPAAGEKGGHILYSGVPDGLKHIEASVTRHYIYNDTAKQTRELRLPTDWLKLEGITRNNLNQLDTSFPLGVLTSVTGVSGSGKSSLVSQALVELVAEKLGLPVNTLPDTEVDPLEQTQASPSGGTIRSGMKNIKRLVVVDQKPIGRTPRSNLATYTGLFDHVRKIFAATSTARARKYDAGRFSFNVVKGRCPHCEGEGVVMVELLFLPSVYTPCPTCSGTRYNPQTLQVKYKDKNIAEVLGLTVDEAAIFFDEEPAISRTLDVVREVGLGYLRLGQPATELSGGEAQRIKLATELQRAQHGQTLYVLDEPTTGLHPSDVERLMLQLNRLVNAGNTVILVEHDMHVIAASDWVIDIGPGAGEDGGRIVAAGHPSTIVKVRNSRTAPYLVKYL; this is encoded by the coding sequence ATGGCTTCCAAAAAACAACCTGATTTAAACGGCTTTGTACGTGTTCGAGGCGCGCGTGAGCATAACCTGAAAAATGTAAGCCTTGATATCCCAAGGGATGCGCTGGTTGTTTTTACAGGTATCTCCGGCTCGGGTAAATCCTCGCTGGCTTTCGGCACCCTATATGCCGAAGCACAGCGGCGTTACCTTGAATCGGTTTCGCCCTACGCCCGCCGGTTATTTAACCAGATGGCCATACCCGAAGTGGACGAGATTGAGGGCCTACCGCCAGCAGTAGCTTTACAGCAGCAAAGGGGTACGGCTTCCACGCGTTCTTCCGTGGGCAGTGTAACTACGCTTTCCAATTTATTGCGGATGCTTTATTCACGTGCGGGTGATTATCCGGATGGACAGGGCATCATCTATGCCGAATCTTTTTCGCCCAACACCCCTGAAGGGGCCTGCCCGGAATGCCATGGTCTTGGTCGGGTGTACGAGGTAACCGAAAAAAGTATGGTGCCGGATGATACCTTAACCATTCGTGAAAAAGCTATTGCCGCCTGGCCTTCGGCCTGGCAGGGGCAAAACCAGCGCGATATTTTAACCACAATAGGTTTTGATATCGATATACCCTGGAAAGATCTGCCAAAAAAAGACCGGGACTGGATCCTGTTTACCGAAGAACAGCCGGTTGTACCGGTGTATTCAGGCTACACGCACGAGGAGATCAGCCGTTTTATCAAAAACAAGCGCCAGCCCGATTATATGGGAACCTTTACCGGCGTACGGCGCTATGTGCGGCATACCTTTGCCAACACACAAAGCGCGTTAATGAAAAAGCGGGTTTCGCAATATATGCTGGGTACCGAATGCCGGCTTTGCCATGGGAAGCGCCTCAGGCAAGAGTCATTGAGTGTAAAATTTGCAGGCTATGATATTGCCGAACTATCCCGGCTATCCTTAAGCAAATTAGCCGGGATACTGGAACCTTATGCCGGTGGCAAAGCCGCCGCTTTGAAACAAATGGAAGCGAAGCATCCCGAAAAAGTATTGGTAGCCAAGCGCATTGCCGAAGATTTTTTGGCGCGGCTGCAGGTGATGCTGGATTTAGGCCTGGGCTACCTCACCATAGAAAGGAGCACCCCTACCCTATCACCTGGCGAATTACAGCGCTTAAGGTTGGCTACGCAGGTGCGCTCCAACTTATTTGGGGTGGTTTATGTGCTTGATGAACCCTCGGCAGGCTTACACCCTGCGGATACCGAGGCTTTGTTGCGCGCGTTGGATAAGCTGAAAGCATCCGGTAATTCGTTATTTGTTGTGGAGCATGAGATAGACGTGATACGCCATGCAGACTGGATAGTAGATGTAGGCCCTGCCGCCGGTGAAAAAGGCGGTCACATTTTATACAGCGGCGTTCCCGATGGATTGAAACATATTGAAGCCTCGGTAACCAGGCATTATATTTATAACGATACGGCAAAGCAGACCAGAGAGCTCCGCCTGCCTACCGACTGGCTTAAACTGGAGGGCATTACCCGCAATAATTTAAATCAGCTTGACACCAGTTTTCCTTTAGGGGTGCTAACAAGTGTAACCGGTGTTTCCGGCTCCGGAAAAAGCAGTTTAGTAAGCCAGGCACTTGTTGAACTGGTAGCAGAAAAATTAGGTTTACCGGTTAACACATTACCAGATACTGAGGTAGATCCCCTGGAACAAACCCAGGCTTCACCTTCAGGCGGCACCATCAGGTCAGGAATGAAAAACATCAAACGCCTGGTGGTAGTTGATCAGAAACCTATCGGTCGTACGCCGCGCTCTAACCTGGCTACCTATACGGGTTTATTTGATCATGTGCGTAAAATATTCGCTGCGACTTCAACCGCCAGGGCCCGAAAATACGATGCCGGTCGCTTTTCGTTTAACGTTGTTAAAGGCCGTTGTCCGCATTGCGAGGGTGAAGGCGTGGTTATGGTGGAGCTGCTGTTTTTGCCCAGCGTTTATACGCCCTGCCCCACCTGCAGCGGCACCCGTTATAACCCTCAAACGCTACAAGTTAAATACAAAGACAAAAACATTGCGGAGGTGCTCGGATTAACCGTGGACGAAGCAGCAATCTTTTTTGATGAAGAACCCGCCATCAGCCGCACGCTCGACGTTGTGCGCGAAGTAGGTTTGGGCTATCTGCGTTTGGGACAACCCGCAACCGAACTTTCTGGCGGCGAGGCGCAGCGGATTAAACTGGCTACCGAACTGCAACGTGCCCAGCATGGGCAAACTCTTTATGTTTTAGACGAACCGACCACTGGCTTACACCCATCCGATGTGGAACGTTTGATGTTACAACTGAACAGATTGGTAAATGCCGGCAATACCGTAATACTGGTGGAGCATGATATGCACGTGATAGCCGCCAGCGATTGGGTGATCGATATCGGCCCGGGCGCCGGTGAAGATGGGGGCCGGATTGTTGCCGCAGGGCATCCATCGACAATAGTAAAAGTTAGAAACAGCCGTACCGCACCTTACCTGGTTAAGTATTTGTAA
- a CDS encoding helix-turn-helix domain-containing protein — MLETETLEEFYRRHPLPDQKILAENNTGQGHFNVFLRKPCVQRTPFSRRDFYKIALVIGKGKMIYTDKEVIIDRPALVFSGPSVPSSWESGPGPQEGCFCLFTEAFVESREHQHPLQHFPLFQVGASHIVFPNESQLSFLSATMHRMMDDLDSDYVNKYDLLRNYLHILMHEALKITPAKTPEKKSGGSARITALFLELLERQFPIDSPEESLKLKTAHDYAQSLAVHTNHLNRAVKEVTGKTTTQHIADRVLKESVALLKNTDWSIAQIANGLGFEEPAYFTNFFKKYNGSSPANARGNNG; from the coding sequence ATGCTGGAAACGGAAACCCTCGAAGAATTTTACAGGCGGCACCCCCTGCCGGATCAAAAAATTTTAGCTGAAAACAATACGGGTCAGGGACACTTCAACGTGTTTTTGCGTAAGCCCTGTGTGCAGCGGACGCCTTTTAGCCGCAGGGACTTTTATAAAATAGCGCTCGTTATAGGCAAGGGAAAAATGATTTACACGGACAAGGAGGTGATCATCGACCGGCCCGCACTGGTGTTTTCAGGTCCGTCCGTTCCTTCATCCTGGGAATCGGGCCCCGGCCCTCAGGAAGGTTGCTTTTGTTTATTTACCGAAGCATTTGTTGAGTCGCGTGAGCACCAACATCCGCTGCAACATTTTCCGCTGTTTCAGGTTGGGGCCAGCCACATCGTTTTCCCCAACGAAAGCCAACTGTCCTTTTTATCGGCTACCATGCACCGCATGATGGACGACCTGGATTCGGATTATGTCAATAAATACGATCTGCTGCGCAATTACCTGCACATTCTGATGCACGAAGCTTTAAAGATAACGCCAGCTAAAACTCCTGAAAAGAAAAGCGGTGGCTCTGCGCGAATCACGGCCTTGTTTTTAGAATTGCTTGAACGGCAGTTCCCCATTGATTCCCCCGAAGAATCGCTGAAACTTAAAACCGCCCACGATTATGCCCAAAGCCTGGCTGTACACACCAACCACCTGAACCGGGCCGTAAAAGAGGTAACCGGCAAAACCACCACCCAACATATTGCCGACCGCGTTTTAAAGGAGTCGGTGGCCCTGCTTAAAAATACCGACTGGAGTATAGCGCAGATAGCCAATGGCTTAGGTTTTGAAGAGCCTGCCTATTTTACCAATTTCTTTAAAAAGTACAACGGATCATCTCCGGCTAACGCGAGGGGGAATAATGGATGA
- a CDS encoding COX15/CtaA family protein has translation MTLLRGSSFGITHFCSSMAQPQTFSKAPHRHISTWLITGIIMLMVQILLGGVTRLTGSGLSITEWKPLLGALPPLNQQAWQQSFQKYQQIAQFKQLNSGFTLADYKAIFFWEWLHREWARLMALVFIVPFCWFVLKKQISRAMIHPLLILFLLGGLQGIIGWVMVQSGLNDTDLSVSHIRLAVHFICALFLLCYLLWFTLKISFPHAKRLHQGSPNRLLTGIVVLLFFQLIYGALMAGTHAALYAPTWPDMDGTQMPVGLTSPGGLLHSLCYNVISIQFTHRNLAYLIALLIMLWFYRARNVSKRSRWIVLLLVFTQVLLGIVTLMNSMFHWVIYFAVLHQCVGMLLLMSLITALFFSKRSNADRYR, from the coding sequence ATGACATTGCTCCGTGGTAGCTCGTTTGGTATTACCCATTTTTGCTCATCCATGGCCCAACCACAAACATTCAGTAAAGCTCCTCATCGCCATATCAGCACCTGGCTTATCACGGGCATCATTATGTTGATGGTCCAGATCCTACTTGGCGGTGTTACCCGGCTTACGGGTTCTGGCTTATCCATTACCGAGTGGAAACCCCTGCTTGGCGCCCTGCCGCCACTTAACCAGCAAGCCTGGCAGCAAAGCTTTCAAAAATATCAGCAGATTGCACAGTTTAAACAACTGAACAGCGGTTTTACATTAGCCGACTACAAAGCCATATTTTTTTGGGAATGGCTGCACCGCGAATGGGCCCGGTTGATGGCCTTGGTATTCATTGTGCCGTTTTGCTGGTTCGTCCTCAAAAAACAGATTAGCCGGGCAATGATCCATCCATTGCTTATTTTATTTTTGTTAGGGGGATTGCAAGGGATTATAGGCTGGGTAATGGTACAAAGCGGACTAAATGATACCGACCTGTCCGTTAGCCATATCCGCTTGGCTGTTCACTTTATCTGCGCCCTGTTTTTACTGTGTTACCTGCTTTGGTTCACGCTTAAAATTTCATTCCCCCACGCCAAGCGCCTTCATCAGGGCAGTCCAAACCGGCTGCTTACAGGCATCGTGGTTTTGCTTTTCTTCCAACTTATTTACGGCGCTTTGATGGCCGGCACCCATGCCGCGCTATATGCCCCCACCTGGCCCGACATGGACGGAACACAGATGCCCGTTGGCTTAACCTCTCCGGGCGGACTGCTACACTCGCTCTGCTATAACGTTATTTCCATCCAGTTTACCCATCGCAACTTGGCCTATCTCATCGCCCTGCTCATTATGCTTTGGTTTTACCGTGCCCGCAATGTCAGCAAACGCTCCCGCTGGATTGTTCTCTTGCTGGTTTTTACACAGGTGTTATTAGGAATTGTGACGCTAATGAACAGCATGTTCCACTGGGTTATTTATTTTGCCGTACTACATCAGTGTGTGGGTATGTTGCTGCTGATGTCGCTCATTACAGCGTTGTTTTTTTCAAAAAGAAGTAATGCGGACCGATATAGATAG
- a CDS encoding thioredoxin fold domain-containing protein, whose translation MKNILTLILLTLGLAASGQNRKIEFKPDNLNEALTLAKAQHKVVFVDCYTSWCIPCKHMEANVFTVDTVADFFNSTFINMKAEMDKDDRMKALGKTYNIGAYPSYLLLDGDGKLLFKFVGGMSADAFMKKIRSGLKPNNEVAVMDERYESGDRSAGLLRDYALLKVRLQEIPLAKKIDEEFMDRVPLKQIVKKENWALFGKNRYAMYLSEIDTRNFNFLADHWKEFAVENTKDTVDEKLASVYRKIASYALVGYYFKGHPYNKDDFEHYRKQINATDMPDKDQFLVLIDMADAAGKKDLDKVTDLMAKHISGFTEANRRITWDYFTFCSNNRNYKSPRIVEIADLVIKATNNPYLVSTCEMYKKKYTPTDAR comes from the coding sequence ATGAAAAATATATTAACCCTGATATTGCTTACCCTCGGCCTTGCTGCATCGGGTCAGAACCGAAAAATAGAATTTAAACCTGATAACCTTAACGAAGCATTAACACTTGCCAAGGCGCAGCATAAAGTGGTGTTTGTTGATTGTTATACATCGTGGTGCATTCCTTGTAAGCACATGGAGGCCAATGTTTTTACAGTGGATACCGTGGCCGACTTTTTTAACTCGACCTTCATTAACATGAAGGCCGAGATGGATAAAGACGATCGTATGAAAGCCTTAGGCAAAACCTATAATATAGGTGCCTATCCATCATACTTATTATTGGATGGCGATGGAAAGCTGTTATTCAAATTTGTAGGAGGGATGTCGGCAGATGCTTTCATGAAAAAAATAAGAAGCGGCCTTAAACCCAATAACGAAGTGGCCGTGATGGATGAACGTTATGAATCTGGCGATAGGTCAGCCGGTCTTTTGAGAGATTACGCCCTTTTAAAAGTGAGGCTGCAGGAAATACCGCTGGCAAAAAAAATAGACGAAGAGTTTATGGACCGGGTACCCTTGAAACAGATCGTTAAAAAAGAGAACTGGGCATTGTTCGGCAAAAACCGTTATGCCATGTACCTGTCAGAAATTGATACCCGTAATTTTAACTTCCTGGCCGACCACTGGAAGGAATTCGCCGTTGAAAATACCAAGGATACTGTTGATGAGAAATTGGCTTCCGTTTACCGCAAAATTGCCAGTTATGCCCTGGTAGGGTATTATTTTAAGGGACATCCCTACAATAAAGACGATTTTGAGCATTACAGGAAGCAGATTAACGCTACCGATATGCCTGATAAAGATCAGTTTTTGGTTTTGATAGACATGGCAGATGCCGCAGGCAAAAAGGACCTGGACAAAGTTACCGACCTGATGGCAAAACACATCTCAGGTTTTACGGAAGCCAACCGGCGCATTACCTGGGATTACTTTACCTTCTGTTCAAACAATCGTAACTACAAATCTCCCCGGATAGTTGAAATAGCAGACCTGGTGATTAAAGCCACCAACAACCCGTACCTGGTGAGTACCTGTGAAATGTATAAAAAAAAATATACCCCTACTGATGCACGCTAA
- a CDS encoding S9 family peptidase codes for MHAKLVFVLLLFGCTLCYAQQPDFAATERYDVPNLSKLVGTTSVIPFFLNQGNKFWFVANDAPGLTSAAAKKKSPANYYLADPDKKQLILLFDKQAIVKSLATLTTGAIDTGAINYTPDFLPGQQTVALIYKNVKYAYNYTTKKLAKYQEPPKEKIAHLTGDRSPDKHWLLYARNHNLYLKNLADTTSRQLSRDGALNYSFSLTPADEHVNFDTGTGAVWTADSKSFYVLRKDTRKVKTLTVINSLTSPRPYVNTYPYELPGDKDVTQYELFIGNTGDTVLKKINIERWPDQAVSIVPSAGITGEMFILRKKRSRDEVELCAVNIKTGQLRVVIHEVSKPFINEDLFHVAVVNQGKDIIWWSDRSGWGQYYHYDSTGKLLNAITAGNWTAGRILNIDTLGRGIYFYGFGKEQNSNPNYAYLYKVGFDGKKQMLLTTANATHNVFISKDRKYLVDNYSRIDLEPRTVVLDNKGHFVQQILKADMSALYAYGWKQPEQFKVKAKDGVTDLYGLMWKPFNFDPNKKYPIISQVYPGPQIETVWTEFTVFDRYNNTSLAQTGFIVVVMGHRGGTPLREAKYYKYGYGNLRDYALEDDRYGLEQLAARFNFIDLKRVGIFGHSGGGMMATAALCTYPDFYKVAVASSANHDNNIYNRTWGETYQGLAKPVAVNQSLAKNLKGHLLLVSGESDANVNPANTMRMADALIKANKDFDMLILPGQSHAYEEPYKTYFQKRLREYFARYLLEGQK; via the coding sequence ATGCACGCTAAATTAGTATTTGTTTTATTGCTGTTTGGCTGTACGTTATGCTACGCCCAGCAACCCGACTTTGCCGCCACCGAAAGATACGATGTACCCAACCTTTCAAAACTGGTTGGTACCACATCCGTTATTCCGTTTTTCCTCAACCAAGGCAACAAGTTTTGGTTTGTTGCCAACGATGCGCCCGGCCTAACATCAGCCGCGGCTAAAAAAAAATCTCCCGCCAACTATTACCTGGCAGATCCGGATAAAAAACAGCTGATACTTTTGTTTGATAAGCAAGCTATTGTAAAAAGCCTGGCTACCCTAACAACCGGTGCAATTGATACCGGCGCTATCAACTACACGCCCGATTTTTTACCAGGGCAGCAAACCGTTGCGCTTATTTATAAAAACGTTAAATATGCTTACAACTATACCACTAAAAAGCTGGCCAAATACCAGGAACCGCCCAAAGAAAAGATTGCTCATTTAACCGGTGACCGGTCGCCCGATAAGCACTGGTTATTGTACGCCCGCAACCATAACTTATACCTTAAAAACTTAGCCGATACCACATCCAGGCAACTTTCGCGCGATGGAGCGCTAAACTATTCCTTCTCGCTAACACCGGCCGACGAACATGTCAACTTTGATACCGGGACAGGCGCGGTGTGGACAGCCGACTCCAAATCGTTTTATGTTTTACGAAAAGATACCCGGAAGGTGAAAACATTAACGGTAATCAATTCGCTTACAAGCCCAAGACCCTACGTAAATACCTATCCCTACGAATTACCCGGTGACAAGGATGTAACCCAGTACGAGCTGTTTATAGGCAATACCGGCGACACTGTGCTGAAAAAGATCAATATCGAGAGGTGGCCGGATCAGGCTGTTTCTATCGTGCCATCGGCAGGTATTACCGGCGAAATGTTTATCCTCCGCAAAAAACGGAGCCGCGATGAGGTGGAGCTATGCGCCGTAAATATTAAAACCGGCCAGCTCCGCGTAGTGATCCACGAGGTAAGCAAACCTTTTATTAACGAAGATCTGTTTCATGTGGCCGTTGTAAACCAGGGTAAGGATATCATCTGGTGGTCTGATAGGAGTGGCTGGGGGCAATACTACCATTACGATAGTACCGGTAAGCTGCTCAACGCCATTACCGCCGGCAACTGGACGGCGGGCCGCATACTCAATATTGATACCCTTGGCCGGGGCATTTACTTTTACGGCTTTGGTAAAGAGCAAAACAGCAACCCCAACTACGCCTATTTATATAAGGTAGGTTTTGACGGCAAAAAGCAAATGCTGCTTACAACGGCTAATGCTACACACAACGTTTTTATATCAAAAGACAGAAAATACCTGGTGGATAATTATTCGAGGATAGACCTTGAGCCCCGAACCGTGGTGTTGGATAACAAAGGACACTTTGTGCAGCAAATATTAAAGGCCGATATGAGCGCGCTTTATGCCTATGGATGGAAACAGCCTGAGCAATTTAAGGTAAAGGCTAAAGACGGCGTGACCGACCTTTACGGCCTGATGTGGAAACCCTTTAATTTTGATCCCAATAAAAAATACCCCATCATATCGCAGGTTTATCCCGGCCCGCAGATTGAAACCGTGTGGACCGAGTTTACCGTATTTGATCGCTATAACAATACCTCGCTGGCCCAAACCGGGTTTATTGTGGTGGTGATGGGGCACCGTGGCGGTACACCGCTGCGAGAGGCCAAATATTATAAATATGGCTACGGCAACTTGCGCGACTATGCGCTCGAAGATGACCGGTACGGCCTGGAACAACTGGCCGCGCGCTTTAATTTTATCGATTTAAAAAGGGTCGGCATATTCGGCCACTCCGGTGGCGGGATGATGGCTACGGCGGCGCTATGTACTTACCCTGATTTTTATAAAGTAGCTGTGGCATCATCCGCAAACCATGATAATAATATTTATAACCGCACTTGGGGAGAAACTTACCAGGGTTTAGCGAAGCCTGTTGCCGTAAACCAGAGCCTTGCCAAAAACCTTAAAGGCCACCTGTTGCTGGTGTCGGGCGAATCAGACGCCAACGTAAATCCGGCCAATACCATGCGCATGGCCGACGCGCTGATCAAAGCCAACAAGGATTTTGATATGCTGATTTTACCCGGCCAAAGCCACGCTTACGAAGAGCCTTATAAAACTTACTTTCAAAAACGGCTCCGCGAATATTTTGCCAGGTATTTATTGGAAGGGCAAAAGTGA
- a CDS encoding SDR family NAD(P)-dependent oxidoreductase: protein MAKIFITGSADGLGLMAANALIRQGHQVVLHARNEKRAHDALSKVKGADTVLTADLSSIAEIEKLAADVNAIGYFDAIIHNAGVYQVRGEELSVDGLPLILAVNTIAPYILTSLINKPQRLIYLSSGMHLQGDPTLKRLQGEKPAASYSDSKLHNLILAKAVASKWPGIYANAVDPGWVPTKMGGAGAPDSLQKGFETQAWLAVSDDPKAMVSGHYFHHQRESRYLHEADDVGIQQQLLQLCQRISGISFATNNNSFRHSK from the coding sequence ATGGCGAAAATATTTATCACCGGCTCGGCCGACGGTTTAGGGCTGATGGCGGCTAACGCATTAATCAGGCAGGGCCACCAGGTAGTGTTGCATGCCCGCAACGAAAAACGCGCACACGATGCTTTGAGCAAAGTTAAAGGCGCGGATACTGTATTAACGGCCGATCTTTCCAGCATAGCCGAAATTGAAAAACTGGCGGCGGATGTTAATGCGATAGGGTATTTTGACGCCATCATACATAACGCGGGTGTTTACCAGGTTAGAGGCGAGGAGCTTAGTGTTGACGGTTTACCACTCATCCTTGCCGTAAACACCATTGCCCCTTATATCCTGACCAGTTTAATTAATAAACCTCAAAGACTAATCTACCTGAGTTCGGGTATGCATTTACAAGGCGACCCTACGCTAAAACGTTTGCAGGGAGAAAAGCCTGCGGCCAGCTATTCGGATTCAAAGCTGCACAACCTGATACTGGCCAAAGCAGTGGCCAGCAAATGGCCCGGTATTTATGCCAACGCCGTAGACCCAGGCTGGGTACCCACTAAAATGGGAGGAGCGGGTGCGCCAGATAGCCTGCAAAAAGGTTTTGAGACACAGGCATGGCTGGCCGTAAGTGATGATCCTAAAGCGATGGTTAGCGGACACTACTTCCATCATCAGCGGGAAAGCAGATATCTCCATGAAGCGGATGATGTGGGCATCCAGCAACAACTACTTCAACTTTGCCAACGCATCAGCGGTATAAGCTTCGCAACAAATAACAATAGTTTTAGGCATAGCAAGTAA
- a CDS encoding DHA2 family efflux MFS transporter permease subunit: protein METGLRKWIIVITIITSTIIELIDTTIVNVSINTMSGNLGASLEDTAWVITSYAIANVIVIPMTSFFAEKIGRKQYYIGSILLFTIASAFCGFSHNLLELVAFRFLQGIGGGALLSTSQAILFETFPAKERATASGIFSLGIIIGPSIGPVLGGYIVDNLSWQWIFYVNIPIGLLAAFLCFIYLKPTKKSTNGRPIDWLGIFLLAIGVGALQVVLERGQTDDWFAATYILVLSLVSAICLSVLVWWQLKIEYPVINLRVLKSTTLSISAIMTFVLGFGLFSAVFVFPLYSQRIIGYSAFQTGTMLLPGTLMAAMISPFLGKILQSGIRPQYLIILGFGMSAVFGYLMSGSNLETGGAYFFIPLIFRGLGAALLIVPLTALAVSELKPSEIPQGAALNNMMRQMGGSFGIALINTYIAHREAANRTALIAHVTASDPLTLQRRQSYIANFMAHGSTYLRAAQQSLGALENMVVRQTFLMSYMDAFFLLAILNACCIPLVILTIKKRAVVKSGKVEIPDAH from the coding sequence ATGGAAACAGGTTTACGCAAATGGATCATCGTGATCACCATCATCACATCAACCATCATCGAGTTGATCGATACAACCATCGTTAACGTATCGATCAACACCATGAGCGGCAATTTAGGCGCTTCGCTGGAAGATACAGCCTGGGTAATTACCTCTTATGCCATTGCCAATGTAATAGTGATACCAATGACGAGTTTTTTCGCAGAAAAAATAGGCAGAAAACAATATTATATCGGGTCGATCCTGTTATTCACCATAGCCTCGGCCTTTTGCGGATTTTCGCATAATTTACTGGAGTTAGTAGCCTTCCGCTTTTTACAAGGGATAGGTGGCGGCGCACTTTTATCTACCTCACAGGCAATTTTGTTTGAAACCTTCCCAGCTAAAGAGCGGGCCACGGCGAGTGGAATCTTCAGCCTGGGTATTATCATCGGGCCTTCAATCGGCCCGGTGCTTGGCGGTTATATCGTAGATAATTTATCCTGGCAGTGGATTTTTTACGTCAATATCCCCATCGGCTTGCTGGCCGCTTTTTTATGTTTTATTTATTTAAAACCCACCAAAAAATCAACCAATGGGCGGCCCATTGATTGGCTCGGCATATTTTTGCTGGCGATAGGCGTGGGCGCTTTGCAGGTGGTGCTGGAGCGCGGCCAAACCGACGATTGGTTTGCAGCGACCTACATCCTGGTGTTAAGCCTGGTATCGGCTATTTGTTTATCCGTTTTGGTGTGGTGGCAATTGAAGATCGAGTACCCTGTGATCAACCTGCGGGTACTTAAGAGCACCACGCTTTCCATTTCGGCTATCATGACGTTCGTGCTCGGCTTCGGTTTGTTTAGCGCGGTATTTGTGTTTCCTTTATATTCGCAGCGGATCATCGGTTATTCGGCCTTCCAAACCGGCACTATGTTGCTGCCGGGCACGCTGATGGCGGCCATGATATCTCCCTTTTTAGGCAAAATACTGCAAAGTGGCATCAGGCCGCAATATTTGATCATCCTGGGCTTTGGCATGTCGGCGGTGTTTGGTTACCTGATGTCGGGCTCTAACCTGGAAACGGGGGGCGCCTATTTCTTTATCCCCCTGATTTTCCGCGGACTTGGGGCGGCGCTGCTCATTGTTCCGCTTACCGCGCTCGCCGTTTCGGAGTTGAAGCCATCGGAAATCCCGCAGGGCGCGGCACTCAATAACATGATGAGGCAGATGGGCGGCTCGTTCGGTATCGCTTTGATCAATACTTATATTGCGCATCGCGAAGCGGCAAACCGCACGGCCCTGATTGCGCATGTAACGGCAAGCGATCCTTTAACCCTTCAGCGGCGGCAATCGTATATCGCAAATTTTATGGCGCATGGCTCAACCTATTTACGGGCGGCGCAGCAATCGTTAGGCGCGCTGGAAAACATGGTGGTGAGGCAAACTTTTTTAATGAGCTATATGGACGCCTTCTTTTTGTTGGCTATCCTGAACGCCTGCTGCATCCCGCTGGTTATCCTGACGATTAAAAAACGGGCCGTGGTAAAAAGCGGGAAAGTGGAGATACCGGACGCGCATTGA